The Schistocerca gregaria isolate iqSchGreg1 chromosome 2, iqSchGreg1.2, whole genome shotgun sequence genome contains the following window.
CTGCAAGGTTTTCAAGAACCAAGGGAAGTGTATTTACACAGCAATGACGCAAAATTAAATTGTGTAATGTGAGAAAGGTGCAAAATTCAAGCAACTGAGATGTGAAGAAATGTTTTTTATGTGGTAAGATTGGACACATTTCGAAAGACTGCAAAATAGGCAGCGTGTGTTTTAAATACAAAAGCAAAGGTCATATctccaggaactgttctagtgaTGGTGGTGGTTCTGCAATGTTATCATCTGTGAAAACATTGTCATGAGAAATTCCAGAAGAAACTTTGTTGAAAGTATGTAATTTACCTACAAATGTAGAGGTACCAGAATGTGACGAGTGGTATATTGACAGTGGCGTGACACATCACATTAAAAATCGTCAAGACTGGTATGTTTTATACACTTCTTTTGATGTACCACAGAAAATGTACAGTGCTAAAAATAATGTGCATATCGAAGCATTTGGGAGTGGCCGTATTGATGTTGAAACTTTTAATGCAAGTAAATGGACCAGACGATATTTTGATGATGTATGGTATTGTCCAGATGGTACTTGTAATTTATTTCCTGTTAAAAAGGCCAGAGAGAAAGGTATTGATCAAAGTATCAAAAACGATGGTAAAGTATGGTCATTTTATAGAGACAATATTCCAATTGCTATTGCATTTTCTAAAAGCAAGTATGAACTTCATCGCTTGGCAGTGAAAGTGATTAAGCAAGGGAAGTCCTGTGTAGTAAAGGGAGCTTCTGATACTCTTCAATTGTGGCATGAAAGGTTTGGGCACCAGAACAAACAACATGGCCAATCACTTTTGACTGCTCATGATATCAATGTAAGGTTTGACAAAGAATTATGTGAAGGTTGTATGCTAGGTAAACATCATAGGCTAGTTTTTGGTTCACGAGTTGACAAGTCAACTAGTCCAGATGAATTAATCTTCACTGATGTCTGTGGTCCAATGGAGGAAAACGATTTAGCTGGCCATCgatattttcttgtttttaaaGATGACTTCTCAAGCTTCAGAGTGACATATATTTTGCAGAAAAATTATGATGTAAAGGAGAAGATGCCAATATTTATTGAGTTGGTGAAAACACAAGCTCAATGTACTATTAAAGAGTTGCGGACTGGTGGAGGCAAGGAGTTTGACAATAATGATGTGAGAAGATATGCTGAGTCAATTGGATTGAGACATTCTTTGACTGTGCCATATACGCCACAGCAAAATGGAGTTGCTGAGCGTCAAAACAGGATTATCTGCGAAATGATACGTTCATGGCTTTAGTCAGCAAAGCATAATCCAAACGCTTTATGGGGAGAAGCTGTACTTGCAGCTACTCGTACTCTGAACCGAACTGGGCCAACGAAGGTTAAAGGAATCACACCGATAGAGTTATTTTTGAGAGGGAAGAGTCAGTTTAATCATCTAAAAGTATTTGGGACAAAATGTTTTTTTCTGGATTCCAGCACAGAAACGGAGAATGTTTGATGCCAATTCTCGGAAAACTTATACAGTTGGTTTGATGACTGTGGCTATCGTGTATACCTTCCAGATAGGCATCAGTTATTGTTAGCCGAAATGTAAAATTCAGGGATGAAATATTGAAGCAATCATTAAGGAGTGATGTTACCAAATTAGTTGACATATCGACTATGAATGATACAGAATCATCTGATTCCAATGCTGACGAAATATCAAAAGTAAATGTTACAACTCTGGATCATCAAGATCATGTAGAAGCGACAGAAAATGCAGATGGTCATCGAGTTTTGAGGGACAGACAAACAATTAGAAGGCCGATACGTTATCTAGATGAACCTGAGTGACCCAAGATGATGATGCTGAGTGAAGTTCCTAAGAActatgatgaaacagtgaaatcgtCAAATGTAGAAAATTGGAAAGCTGCAATGGATGAAGAAATGGACTGACATCAATAGGTTGTTACTTGGAAATTAGTTGATTTACCAGCTGAAAGGTAGGCTACTGGAAATTGATGGGTGTTTGCAATTAAATTGGAACATGACAATGACATTGTACAGTACAAAGCAAAGCTAGTTGCAAAAGAGTTTAGCCGAAGACCAGGGCTTGATTTTTCTGAAACTTTCAGTCCTGTGGTTAGGTTTGAAACTCTGAGAGCCCTCTTGTGtgttgctgttcaaagaaattAGAACATCAAACAGTTTGATATTAAAACAACATTCTTGAATGGTAAAGTGGAGGAAGAAATTTACATGCAACAACCAGAAGGTTATGATGATGGCACAGGCCATGTTTGCAGATTGCTTTGAAGCTTGTATGGATTGAAGCAAGCAGCAAAATGTAGGCATGAGTGTTTAAAGTTATACATTAAGAAATCAAATTTGCGGGATAGTAGTGCTGATCCTTgtcctcattttaatgaaaatttaatcgTTTTATTTCATGTGGATGATGGATTGATATTGCGACCTGGTGAAACAGTTCATAATTACACAAAACAattacatgaagagtttgacatgGTAGTATGTGAAGTGTATTGTTATCTTGGCTTGCAAGTCCAAAGATTTAATGATTGTATGAAGATTAATCAGACTGCATATGTGAAAAGAGTGTTAGCCAGGTATCATATGACTGACGCAAAGCCAATATCATTACCAATTGAACCTGAATGGATATCTAGTAATTCACCACCATCTACTGATACCGACACTTACCGAGAAATTATTGCCAGTCTCACGTATTTAACATTGGGGTCACGTCCATATCTAGCTTATGCTGTAAATGTTGTTTCAAGAGCACAAGATTCGCCTACTGAAGCACACCTAAAATTGAATAAACGATTTCTTCACTATTTGAGGGGTACTATAAATGATGGAAAATGAACAATTGTGCTATAGAAGGTTATAGCGATACTGATTATGCAGGTGAAAAATTGACTAGACGTTCAACAAGTGGAGTTTTAATGAAGTTTTGTGGCGAACCAGTAATGTGGAAAAGTAAACTATAAAAATGTGTCGCACAATCATCAATGGAAGCTGAATTTGTTGCTGCCAATGAGGCAAGTAAATCTCTGGTATGGCTTGATCTTTTATTGAAAGAAATTGACATTGTTGAAAAGCGTTCAATTCCTACTTTACACATTGGCAATCAAAGTGCTATTAAATATATCAAAGGCGCAGGATTCTACGAATGCTTTAGGCATACTGAAACACGCTATCAGTATGTACAACAGTTAGTCAATGAGAAGAAGATCAATGTCGAGTATAATTCAACACAACATCAGGCAGCTGACATTCTTACTAAGGGCTTATTAGCAAAGAAGCTATCAAGTATGAAAACTTTGATTGGGATGGAAGAAACTAAGGAAAATAAAGACTAAGCTAAATTCTTGATTTGGTTATGAAATATGAACTTGCAGGAGAGTGTtatgtcacgccacaaaaagttaaacttggttctactttgttgcgccattttgccttctccacaatcgaataacgtcatttgATTGCTACCTCggggctggattcaaacctttctagtgcgtattcgttcgcagatagtgcttttgtatgtgcgtttgctattaatatgtctaAAAAGTGgccaacagcgacaattatgagattcttggaggtgtatcaagaacgagaatgcctttggaaccacaaaaacg
Protein-coding sequences here:
- the LOC126335991 gene encoding uncharacterized protein LOC126335991 — translated: MVVCEVYCYLGLQVQRFNDCMKINQTAYVKRVLARYHMTDAKPISLPIEPEWISSNSPPSTDTDTYREIIASLTYLTLGSRPYLAYAVNVVSRAQDSPTEAHLKLNKRFLHYLRGTINDGK